In one window of Arctopsyche grandis isolate Sample6627 chromosome 6, ASM5162203v2, whole genome shotgun sequence DNA:
- the kin17 gene encoding kin17 DNA and RNA binding protein translates to MGGKAEKGTPKYIANKIKAKGLQKLRWYCQMCQKQCRDENGFKCHTMSESHQRQLLLFADHSAAYLDQFSRDFADGYCELLRRQFGTKRVNANKVYQDYISDRDHLHMNSTQWETLTEFVKWLGREGRCTVDETEKGWFVAHIDRDPETIARQQALAKKDKMEKDDQERLMAFIEKQVERGQHASSSGEPSYSELQRSNDEKITVNLKTKMLPPKAPMLTPTPHILDKRKSESVKDDYSSKRSKSGSVRDAEPQKKLSALEEIILEEQRRKKFRKSRKEISDDDSGDDWLKENIVVKVITKSLGDKYYKKKGVVLKIIDRYGAEIQMLDSGDKLKLDQDHLETVIPNVGRNVIIVSGPKKGKTGELLGLKDGGCLVKCKDREILLQYNELCKLHDTKSS, encoded by the exons ATGGGAGGCAAAGCTGAAAAGGGTACACCGAAGTACAtagcaaacaaaataaaagcCAAAGGTTTGCAGAAGCTCCGCTGGTATTGTCAGATGTGTCAGAAACAATGTCGTGACGAGAACGGATTCAAATGCCACACCATGTCCGAGTCGCATCAGCGACAACTGTTACTATTCGCTGACCACTCTGCTGCATACCTGGACCAGTTCTCGAGGGATTTCGCCGACGGATATTGTGAACTTCTGCGGCGGCAGTTCGGCACGAAGAGAGTCAACGCCAACAAAGTCTACCAGGACTATATCTCTGATAG GGATCATCTGCATATGAACTCCACACAGTGGGAGACATTGACCGAGTTCGTTAAGTGGCTCGGACGTGAGGGCCGTTGCACAGTGGACGAGACTGAAAAGGGATGGTTCGTAGCTCACATCGATCGTGATCCAGAAACGATAGCCCGGCAGCAAGCGCTGGCGAAGAAAGACAAGATGGAAAAAGACGATCAG GAGCGGCTCATGGCTTTCATAGAGAAGCAGGTGGAGAGAGGCCAACATGCAAGCAGTTCGGGAGAACCCAGCTATTCCGAATTACAAAGATCCAACGATGAAAAGATTACCGTCAATCTGAAGACGAAAATGCTAC CTCCAAAGGCACCGATGCTCACTCCGACGCCCCATATATTAGACAAAAGAAAGTCTGAAAGCGTCAAAGACGACTATTCAAGTAAAAGATCGAAGAGTGGTTCCGTTCGAGACGCAGAACCCCAGAAAAAATTGTCTGCCTTAGAAGAAATCATATTGGAGGAGCAGAGACGAAAGAAATTCCGTAAATCAAGAAAAga GATTTCTGATGACGACAGTGGCGATGATTGGCTCAAAGAAAACATAGTCGTCAAGGTGATAACTAAGAGCTTGGGcgacaaatattacaaaaagaAAGGTGTCGTTTTAAAAATCATCGATCGGTACGGTGCAGAAATTCAAATGTTGGATTCCGGAGACAAGCTCAAATTGGATCAG GACCACTTGGAAACTGTAATACCGAATGTGGGCCGCAATGTTATCATCGTATCGGGACCCAAAAAGGGAAAAACTGGTGAACTGCTTGGCCTGAAGGACGGAGGATGCCTGGTCAAATGTAAAGATAGGGAAATTCTACTGCAATATAACGAACTTTGTAAACTGCACGACACCAAGTCGAGCTAA
- the LOC143913031 gene encoding phenoloxidase-activating factor 2 has product MFKLKFFTFLTILSCIFAQEIDDELQKAILDVFGPNPNAPTVTPTTAPTTIITDDGTSCICVPYYLCDADSRTIISDPTATGETLIDIRFDKDSCQESVEVCCKEAREATNPIPPVVVPSKPQGCGIRNENGVDFQITGDLAGEAQFAEFPWTVAILSKADSSALCAGSLIHPQVVLTASHCISKHRVTQIKIRVGEWDTQTVKERFPYQERDVARIVTHPNFNAKTLANDIGLLFLSKPVEIAENINTICLPSQNFNMDTSKDCYATGWGKSNFGQQGRYAVIMKKVKLDTVPYATCQSQLQKTRLGPRFRLDQTFICAGGKAGVDTCQGDGGAPLVCPTGKGRYHQAGVVAWGIGCGEKDVPGVYGYIAKLRNWIDENVKQAGYDTSYYTSP; this is encoded by the exons atgttcaaattgaaattttttacattCCTGACAATACTATCCTGTATATTTGCACAAGAAATTGACGATGAATTACAAAAGGCAATTTTAGACGTCTTTGGACCAAATCCGAATGCA CCCACTGTAACACCCACAACTGCCCCGACGACTATAATCACCGATGACGGTACCAGTTGTATTTGTGTGCCATATTACCTGTGTGATGCCGATAGCCGCACCATCATAAGTGATCCTACAGCCACTGGAGAAACACTTATAGACATCAG ATTCGATAAAGACAGTTGTCAAGAATCTGTCGAAGTGTGTTGCAAGGAAGCTCGCGAAGCAACCAATCCGATACCACCTGTGGTAGTTCCGTCAAAACCTCAAGGATGTGGTATCAGGAACGAAAATGGCGTCGATTTCCAAATTACTGGCGATTTG GCTGGTGAAGCACAATTCGCAGAGTTTCCCTGGACTGTTGCGATTTTAAGCAAGGCCGACAGCAGCGCCCTCTGTGCCGGATCTCTCATACATCCACAAGTTGTACTCACAGCATCTCATTGTATAAGCAA GCATCGTGTCACCCAAATCAAAATTAGAGTCGGAGAATGGGACACGCAAACAGTCAAAGAACGCTTTCCATATCAAGAAAGAGACGTTGCTAGGATTGTTACTCATCCTAACTTCAATGCTAAAACACTAGCAAACGACATAGGACTACTTTTCTTGAGCAAACCAGTTGAGATAGCCGAAAATATCAACACG ATTTGCCttccaagtcaaaatttcaacatggATACTTCAAAAGACTGCTATGCCACCGGATGGGGCAAATCTAACTTCG GACAACAGGGGCGGTATGCTGTGATCATGAAGAAAGTGAAATTGGATACAGTACCATACGCCACCTGTCAAAGTCAACTGCAAAAGACTCGATTGGGTCCAAGATTCAGATTGGACCAAACTTTCATATGTGCCGGAGGAAAAGCAGGCGTCGATACTTGTCAA GGTGATGGTGGTGCTCCTCTTGTATGTCCAACGGGCAAGGGTCGTTATCATCAAGCTGGGGTCGTTGCTTGGGGCATCGGCTGCGGTGAAAAAGACGTGCCTGGAGTGTATGGATACATAGCCAAGCTCAGAAATTGGATCGATGAAAATGTGAAACAGGCTGGATACGACACTTCATACTACACCAGTCCTTAA